In Scatophagus argus isolate fScaArg1 chromosome 3, fScaArg1.pri, whole genome shotgun sequence, one genomic interval encodes:
- the inka1b gene encoding PAK4-inhibitor inka2 isoform X1 — MLCLGDSADCLRDQMQYMMRSLQDLKQISRPRPLSEPCVRSFAVSRLCKQRAQQERLTRLRVSDASEASTYDSACCLASPLEEEEEQQEHERLAQHSPSSEKSLDIDSGYSEASWQDEGVVLRRTRNVRVSSSACVRTNRGPSGRVRPKSTSDACLERWTSFEASDPEDWTTLLLSRSRNRQPLVLGDNSFADLIKNWMDLPESPEPAELKPSAGRRLAKDILVNMRRRLTGMSKNVEVRPRPTDSTRVSRAAEVPKRMSCPVGLQALKPFFHQSHTGLHQLDTDFYQFTALMKTGSRQPIICNDIIGYI, encoded by the exons ATG CTGTGTTTAGGGGATTCAGCTGACTGCCTCCGGGACCAGATGCAGTACATGATGAGATCCTTGCAGGACCTGAAGCAGATAAGCAGGCCGAGGCCACTGAGCGAACCATGTGTTCGGTCCTTTGCTGTATCACGGCTCTGCAAACAAAGGGCACAGCAAGAGCGACTCACTCGTCTCCGTGTTTCTGATGCCAGTGAAGCCAGCACATATGACTCTGCCTGCTGCCTGGCTAGTCCCttggaagaagaggaagagcagcaggagcatGAACGGTTAGCACAACACTCTCCAAGCAGTGAAAAGAGTCTGGACATAGATTCAGGTTACTCTGAGGCTTCTTGGCAGGATGAAGGTGTGGTGCTGAGGAGGACCAGAAATGTGCGAGTCTCCTCCTCGGCGTGCGTCCGCACAAACAGAGGACCCTCTGGGCGAGTTCGGCCCAAATCAACCTCAGACGCTTGCCTTGAGCGCTGGACCTCATTTGAGGCCAGTGACCCAGAGGACTGGACGACATTGCTGCTGAGCCGCAGCAGGAACAGACAGCCCCTGGTTCTGGGGGACAACAGCTTTGCTGACCTAATAAAGAACTGGATGGACCTACCAGAGAGTCCCGAGCCAGCAGAACTAAAGCCCAGTGCGGGCCGGCGCCTTGccaaagacattttggtcaacaTGCGCCGCAGACTTACAGGGATGTCAAAAAACGTGGAGGTGAGGCCAAGACCAACAGACTCCACAAGGGTCAGCAGGGCTGCAGAGGTTCCCAAACGGATGTCCTGTCCTGTGGGACTCCAGGCTCTCAAACCTTTCTTTCACCAGTCTCACACAGGCCTTCATCAACTGGACACTGACTTCTACCAGTTCACTGCTCTCATGAAAACAGGCAGCCGGCAGCCCATCATATGCAATGACATTATTGGATACATTTAA
- the inka1b gene encoding PAK4-inhibitor inka2 isoform X2, whose protein sequence is MQYMMRSLQDLKQISRPRPLSEPCVRSFAVSRLCKQRAQQERLTRLRVSDASEASTYDSACCLASPLEEEEEQQEHERLAQHSPSSEKSLDIDSGYSEASWQDEGVVLRRTRNVRVSSSACVRTNRGPSGRVRPKSTSDACLERWTSFEASDPEDWTTLLLSRSRNRQPLVLGDNSFADLIKNWMDLPESPEPAELKPSAGRRLAKDILVNMRRRLTGMSKNVEVRPRPTDSTRVSRAAEVPKRMSCPVGLQALKPFFHQSHTGLHQLDTDFYQFTALMKTGSRQPIICNDIIGYI, encoded by the coding sequence ATGCAGTACATGATGAGATCCTTGCAGGACCTGAAGCAGATAAGCAGGCCGAGGCCACTGAGCGAACCATGTGTTCGGTCCTTTGCTGTATCACGGCTCTGCAAACAAAGGGCACAGCAAGAGCGACTCACTCGTCTCCGTGTTTCTGATGCCAGTGAAGCCAGCACATATGACTCTGCCTGCTGCCTGGCTAGTCCCttggaagaagaggaagagcagcaggagcatGAACGGTTAGCACAACACTCTCCAAGCAGTGAAAAGAGTCTGGACATAGATTCAGGTTACTCTGAGGCTTCTTGGCAGGATGAAGGTGTGGTGCTGAGGAGGACCAGAAATGTGCGAGTCTCCTCCTCGGCGTGCGTCCGCACAAACAGAGGACCCTCTGGGCGAGTTCGGCCCAAATCAACCTCAGACGCTTGCCTTGAGCGCTGGACCTCATTTGAGGCCAGTGACCCAGAGGACTGGACGACATTGCTGCTGAGCCGCAGCAGGAACAGACAGCCCCTGGTTCTGGGGGACAACAGCTTTGCTGACCTAATAAAGAACTGGATGGACCTACCAGAGAGTCCCGAGCCAGCAGAACTAAAGCCCAGTGCGGGCCGGCGCCTTGccaaagacattttggtcaacaTGCGCCGCAGACTTACAGGGATGTCAAAAAACGTGGAGGTGAGGCCAAGACCAACAGACTCCACAAGGGTCAGCAGGGCTGCAGAGGTTCCCAAACGGATGTCCTGTCCTGTGGGACTCCAGGCTCTCAAACCTTTCTTTCACCAGTCTCACACAGGCCTTCATCAACTGGACACTGACTTCTACCAGTTCACTGCTCTCATGAAAACAGGCAGCCGGCAGCCCATCATATGCAATGACATTATTGGATACATTTAA